The Deltaproteobacteria bacterium genome includes a region encoding these proteins:
- the bamD gene encoding outer membrane protein assembly factor BamD has protein sequence MFRMRVFPVLGLLSLIFLIPACSEKLARQTGLTAQDLYARGHQKQAAKKYKDAVEAYQVLLDRFPNSPLAAKAQIGLADSRMENKDDLEAEVAFDDFLRLYPASDNVAYALYRKGELLARQAPDPGRDQSKTGEAVKSLTLSREKSPSGPYAAKAAARIIELRNRLAVHELRIVDHYLSRKKYESAEVRARRALSEYPETAAAPFILSSLAESLEKQGKKEEAAQLRKTLEEKFPSRGKKKP, from the coding sequence ATGTTCAGGATGCGTGTCTTTCCCGTCCTCGGGTTACTTTCGCTGATTTTTCTCATTCCCGCATGCTCCGAAAAGCTCGCCAGGCAAACGGGACTCACCGCGCAGGACCTTTACGCACGTGGACACCAGAAACAGGCGGCGAAAAAATACAAGGACGCCGTCGAAGCCTACCAGGTACTCCTGGACCGGTTCCCCAACTCCCCGCTGGCGGCGAAAGCCCAGATCGGACTTGCCGACTCCAGGATGGAAAACAAGGACGACCTCGAAGCGGAGGTCGCGTTCGACGATTTCCTGCGTCTTTACCCCGCAAGCGACAACGTCGCCTATGCGTTGTACAGAAAGGGGGAGCTCCTGGCGCGGCAGGCCCCGGATCCCGGCAGGGACCAGAGCAAGACGGGGGAAGCGGTCAAGTCCCTGACGCTGTCCAGGGAGAAGAGCCCGTCGGGACCCTACGCGGCAAAAGCCGCCGCCCGGATCATCGAGCTCAGGAACCGGCTGGCCGTGCACGAATTGCGCATTGTGGACCACTACCTTAGCCGAAAGAAATACGAAAGCGCGGAAGTGCGCGCGCGGCGAGCCCTTTCCGAGTACCCGGAGACCGCCGCAGCGCCGTTCATTTTGTCCTCTCTTGCCGAGTCCCTGGAGAAACAGGGGAAAAAGGAGGAGGCGGCGCAACTCCGGAAGACCTTGGAGGAGAAGTTCCCCTCCCGGGGGAAGAAGAAGCCGTGA
- the alaS gene encoding alanine--tRNA ligase, which produces MTTGADLRAAFLSYFERNGHRVLPGSSLVPGNDPTLLFTNAGMVQFKDNFLGMGPPDLKRAATSQRCLRVSGKHNDLENVGYTARHHTLFEMLGNFSFGDYFKTDAIFFGWDFLTREAGLDGTRMTVSVFREDDEAYDIWHGKMGIPASRIVRFDEKDNFWAMGPTGPCGPCSEIIYDQGEGIGCGRPSCAVGCDCDRFLEIWNLVFMQFNQDENGTKTPLPKPSIDTGMGLERLAAVSQGVKSNYDTDLFRPILAEISALSEVPPGKSRETDAAMRVIADHARATAFLIADGILPSNEGRGYVLRRIMRRALRHGKKLGFDGPFLHRVAASVVKEFSQAYPELGKSASFIDTVSLNEEKRFLETLDAGLRMVEEEFARIGKAGRAVFAGSVAFKLYDTYGFPADLTADLCRERGVTLDTEGFETEMEKQRAQSRTSWKGGEAAASDAAASYLAGTGNRVEFVGYERLEAAAKVTALFRGGERVAKAMAGEEIDLVTDVTPFYGESGGQAGDVGIGAGRGFRLQVTSTRKPAADIVVHRAKVTEGTVGEGVAVDLEVEAGSRRQTQSNHTATHLLQAGLRKVLGSHIRQAGSYVGPDKLRFDFTHFEAVSAEALGKVEEFVNEAVFAATPVRWDYLPYDQAIAAGAMAFFGEKYGDTVRMVSVPGVSRELCGGTHVGNTAEIGLFRVVSEGALAAGVRRIEAVTGMEALRSLREEAELLHVIARDLKVSAADTPERVRKLFAQIKTLEKELQESRRRASRDLVGEVMGKATQAGGVTVLAAEVEPMDAASLRELADRVKAKMKSGILLLGSVQEGRCHLIAGVTADLTATYSANDIVKKAAAFVGGGGGGRKDMAQAGGAKTGGLPEALSTLAAWVK; this is translated from the coding sequence GTGACGACCGGAGCCGATCTTCGCGCCGCATTCCTTTCCTATTTCGAGCGGAACGGACACAGGGTCCTTCCCGGGTCCTCGCTGGTCCCGGGGAACGATCCCACCCTGCTGTTCACGAACGCCGGGATGGTGCAGTTCAAGGACAACTTCCTCGGGATGGGCCCCCCCGACCTGAAACGGGCCGCCACGTCCCAGCGCTGCCTGCGCGTCAGCGGGAAGCACAACGACCTCGAGAACGTCGGCTACACGGCGCGCCACCATACGCTTTTCGAAATGCTGGGGAACTTCTCCTTCGGGGACTACTTCAAGACCGACGCCATCTTCTTCGGATGGGATTTCCTTACACGCGAGGCGGGGCTCGACGGAACGCGGATGACGGTTTCCGTCTTCCGGGAGGACGACGAGGCGTACGACATCTGGCACGGGAAAATGGGGATCCCGGCGTCACGGATCGTACGGTTCGACGAAAAGGACAATTTCTGGGCGATGGGACCGACGGGGCCGTGCGGCCCGTGCTCCGAAATAATCTACGATCAGGGCGAGGGGATCGGCTGCGGCCGCCCCTCCTGCGCGGTGGGCTGCGACTGCGACCGGTTCCTCGAGATCTGGAACCTCGTGTTCATGCAGTTCAACCAGGACGAGAACGGTACGAAGACGCCGCTGCCGAAGCCGAGCATCGACACGGGTATGGGTCTTGAACGGCTGGCTGCGGTGTCTCAGGGGGTGAAAAGCAATTACGACACCGACCTGTTCCGGCCGATTCTTGCCGAAATCTCCGCCTTAAGCGAGGTTCCTCCCGGTAAATCGAGGGAGACCGACGCCGCGATGCGCGTGATAGCCGACCATGCCCGGGCGACGGCGTTTCTCATCGCGGACGGCATACTGCCTTCCAACGAAGGGCGCGGCTACGTGCTTCGCAGGATCATGCGGCGAGCGCTGCGGCACGGCAAGAAACTCGGGTTCGACGGGCCATTCCTCCATCGCGTGGCCGCCTCCGTGGTGAAGGAGTTTTCGCAGGCGTATCCCGAGCTGGGAAAGAGCGCCTCGTTCATCGATACCGTATCGCTGAACGAGGAGAAGCGGTTCCTGGAGACGCTCGACGCGGGGCTCCGGATGGTGGAGGAGGAGTTCGCGCGCATCGGGAAGGCGGGACGCGCCGTCTTCGCGGGAAGTGTAGCGTTCAAGTTGTACGACACCTACGGTTTTCCCGCGGACCTGACGGCTGACCTCTGCCGGGAGCGGGGCGTCACGCTCGACACTGAAGGGTTCGAAACGGAGATGGAGAAGCAGCGGGCCCAGTCCCGGACTTCATGGAAGGGTGGAGAGGCCGCCGCGTCGGATGCCGCCGCGTCGTACCTCGCGGGGACGGGGAACAGAGTGGAGTTCGTCGGATACGAACGCCTGGAGGCCGCCGCGAAAGTTACGGCCCTGTTCCGCGGAGGAGAGCGGGTCGCCAAGGCCATGGCCGGGGAGGAGATCGACCTGGTGACCGATGTGACGCCCTTCTACGGAGAATCGGGAGGGCAGGCCGGGGATGTAGGCATCGGGGCTGGAAGGGGGTTCCGCCTGCAGGTAACTTCGACCCGCAAGCCCGCCGCCGACATCGTCGTCCACCGCGCGAAGGTGACTGAGGGGACGGTCGGCGAGGGAGTGGCCGTGGACCTCGAGGTCGAGGCGGGGAGCCGCAGGCAAACGCAGTCGAACCACACGGCGACGCACCTGCTGCAGGCGGGGCTCCGCAAGGTGCTGGGCTCGCACATCCGGCAGGCCGGCTCTTACGTGGGTCCCGACAAGCTCCGGTTCGACTTCACCCATTTCGAGGCGGTTTCCGCGGAAGCGCTGGGCAAGGTGGAGGAGTTCGTCAACGAGGCCGTCTTCGCCGCCACGCCGGTCCGTTGGGATTACCTGCCGTACGACCAGGCGATCGCCGCCGGCGCCATGGCCTTCTTCGGCGAAAAGTACGGCGATACCGTGCGGATGGTGAGCGTGCCGGGAGTGAGCCGCGAGCTGTGCGGGGGAACCCACGTCGGGAACACCGCGGAGATCGGGCTCTTCCGCGTAGTATCCGAAGGCGCCCTCGCCGCGGGCGTGCGCCGCATCGAGGCGGTCACCGGAATGGAGGCGCTGCGCTCTCTGAGGGAGGAGGCGGAGCTACTTCACGTGATCGCGAGGGACCTCAAGGTTTCCGCCGCGGACACGCCGGAGCGCGTGCGCAAGCTCTTCGCGCAGATAAAGACGCTCGAGAAGGAGTTGCAGGAATCGCGGCGCAGGGCCTCCAGGGACCTCGTCGGAGAGGTCATGGGCAAGGCGACGCAGGCGGGCGGCGTGACCGTCCTCGCCGCGGAGGTCGAGCCCATGGACGCCGCCTCGCTGCGTGAGCTGGCCGACCGCGTGAAGGCGAAGATGAAAAGCGGGATCCTGCTCCTGGGCAGCGTGCAGGAGGGCAGGTGCCATCTCATAGCGGGGGTGACCGCGGACCTGACCGCTACATATTCCGCGAACGACATCGTCAAGAAGGCGGCGGCATTCGTCGGCGGCGGAGGGGGCGGTCGCAAGGATATGGCGCAGGCCGGCGGGGCGAAAACCGGCGGGCTCCCGGAGGCGCTCTCGACGCTCGCGGCCTGGGTCAAATAA
- a CDS encoding nicotinamide-nucleotide amidohydrolase family protein translates to MLAKRVGEALGRPGYTLAAAESCTGGLFSAAVTDIPGSSAYFPGGFVAYSNASKTRDLGVSKSLIESAGAVSENVALAMAEGVKRRFRSAVAVGITGIAGPGGGTPEKPVGTVCLGISAGKVRRSYRRRFSGGRQTVRRKTVAWAFEELLAVLQEIREGGK, encoded by the coding sequence ATGCTGGCGAAACGGGTTGGAGAGGCGCTTGGGCGGCCCGGATACACTCTGGCTGCCGCCGAATCCTGCACCGGGGGCTTGTTTTCCGCCGCGGTCACGGACATCCCCGGGAGCTCAGCCTATTTTCCGGGAGGATTCGTCGCGTACTCCAACGCTTCCAAAACAAGGGACCTGGGAGTGTCGAAATCGCTGATCGAATCGGCGGGAGCCGTCAGCGAGAACGTGGCCCTGGCCATGGCGGAAGGCGTGAAACGGCGGTTTCGTTCGGCAGTCGCCGTGGGGATCACGGGGATCGCGGGGCCCGGGGGCGGGACGCCGGAGAAGCCTGTCGGAACCGTGTGCCTCGGCATTTCCGCGGGGAAGGTCCGACGGTCGTACCGCCGGAGGTTTTCCGGGGGCCGTCAAACGGTCCGGCGGAAAACCGTTGCATGGGCGTTCGAAGAACTACTGGCCGTCCTGCAGGAGATCCGGGAAGGGGGAAAATGA
- a CDS encoding HD domain-containing protein produces the protein MERRDQEQLIAGLIRSLGTSLKNRKLYPASHPLVRTPVEKVFKELRVFFAERSELALAISDGTLVFEGVPIFNLTSPLESFVAKLTRIGAPAIIFEKELTQEDLENFVRFLNDLKEVGLSAGELQNLLTQAGVEHVRFKPVDESDKDDREIANEIYTNAVSVVSSVMRDVRLGRVPSGAESERVTRDISSMLARNRDAMLALTLIKNYDEYTYNHSVNVAVISLALADVVRLPSQEKIDVGVAGLLHDIGKTQLALDLIRKPSTLTVEEFEEIKKHPREGFTLLGKMSNIRPDSAYLVLEHHMRFDRSGYPPPEPGYKTHAHSNIIPVADCYDALTTMRSYQKARYPAQSLEIMMKLAGKSLDPFIVEAFAKTMGIYPIGTMVRLNTMEIGLVVGQGEGGEDPPKILLLLDPDGRALPDPEQVDLGYPEGTAGGPRRSIVGTVNPNLYSAAAAGALAITLTPA, from the coding sequence ATGGAACGGCGCGACCAGGAACAGTTGATCGCCGGCCTCATCAGGTCGCTCGGAACGTCCCTTAAGAACCGGAAGCTTTATCCGGCTTCGCACCCGCTTGTGCGAACACCGGTGGAGAAGGTCTTCAAGGAACTGCGCGTATTTTTCGCCGAACGCTCCGAACTGGCGCTGGCCATCTCGGACGGCACCCTGGTGTTCGAGGGTGTTCCGATCTTCAACCTGACGTCTCCTCTCGAGTCCTTCGTGGCGAAGCTCACGCGGATCGGAGCCCCGGCGATCATATTCGAGAAGGAGCTGACGCAGGAGGACCTGGAGAACTTCGTCCGTTTCCTGAACGATTTGAAGGAGGTGGGGCTTTCAGCGGGTGAACTACAGAATCTCCTGACGCAGGCGGGGGTCGAGCACGTCAGGTTCAAACCGGTCGATGAAAGCGACAAGGACGACAGGGAGATCGCCAACGAGATCTACACCAACGCGGTTTCGGTCGTGTCCTCGGTCATGCGGGACGTGCGGCTGGGGCGGGTCCCGTCGGGTGCGGAATCGGAGCGCGTCACCCGGGATATCAGCAGCATGCTCGCGCGGAACCGGGACGCGATGCTGGCGCTCACGCTCATCAAGAACTACGACGAGTACACCTACAACCATTCGGTCAACGTCGCCGTCATTTCCCTCGCGCTGGCCGACGTGGTTCGCCTCCCGTCGCAGGAAAAGATCGACGTGGGCGTCGCGGGACTCCTCCACGACATCGGAAAAACGCAGCTCGCCCTCGATCTCATCCGGAAGCCCAGCACGCTTACCGTGGAGGAGTTCGAGGAGATAAAGAAACATCCCCGGGAAGGGTTCACGCTGCTGGGAAAGATGTCGAACATACGCCCCGATTCGGCCTACCTCGTCCTCGAACACCACATGCGGTTCGACCGAAGCGGATATCCGCCTCCGGAACCGGGCTATAAAACGCACGCGCACTCCAATATCATCCCCGTCGCCGACTGCTATGACGCCCTGACGACGATGCGGTCTTACCAGAAGGCGCGCTACCCCGCCCAGTCGCTGGAGATCATGATGAAACTCGCGGGGAAATCGCTGGACCCATTCATAGTGGAGGCGTTCGCGAAGACGATGGGAATCTACCCCATCGGTACGATGGTCAGGCTGAACACCATGGAGATCGGACTGGTCGTCGGGCAGGGGGAAGGCGGCGAGGATCCGCCGAAGATCCTGTTGCTGCTCGATCCGGACGGCCGAGCGCTTCCCGACCCGGAGCAGGTGGACCTTGGATACCCGGAAGGAACGGCCGGTGGCCCGCGGCGATCGATCGTGGGAACGGTAAACCCCAACCTGTACTCCGCAGCGGCCGCCGGAGCCCTCGCCATAACGCTGACTCCTGCTTAA
- a CDS encoding HEAT repeat domain-containing protein: MPELDADFVPKITRAVTELSKGMKSVSFYPDGHPALIQAVSRIISLFEEIPLPEAGLEIDVTKNALLFNDTPLPATNKSVTDLNRELYFRRASKVIFLPDLKPAEIVAFLKILGRDIDRIQDEGGMERVLLREKISRIWVNRVDYEGLTEMLKKEKEEVPAEGEAPLDEDDQSSALQNILPEELTLDDLLTLIEKETDPAEYRDYLIAISRALYYERMDRKIEYATRALKIFANHIDRPPMQNEEIAKLARLGIKEMASEELISHYVYLLREKGGRGNKEVETILAAFDDRAVKPLLRTLADEEDLLIRKSIVEIIARIGRPAVPAILENLGDARWFMVRNMVTILGSLGLPDLAPHVATVLTHPDLRVKKEAIKALSKLPHPSSVNSLGDLCFFPEETVALTATGAMASKKEPEAVLVLYRRVVHRRFLYPAYRLAHEAIDSLRAIGTDEAVTALEEILRTKAVWETQKFRIMKIHALKSISKISGGRASEALQNALRSPEPYLRMEAERLVRKG; the protein is encoded by the coding sequence ATGCCCGAGCTTGACGCCGATTTTGTACCGAAAATAACCCGGGCCGTCACCGAGCTTTCCAAGGGGATGAAGAGCGTTTCATTCTACCCCGACGGCCATCCGGCGTTGATCCAGGCCGTTTCCAGGATCATCTCCCTTTTCGAAGAGATACCTCTGCCGGAGGCGGGCCTCGAGATCGACGTCACCAAGAACGCCCTCCTGTTCAACGACACGCCGCTCCCCGCAACGAACAAATCGGTCACGGACCTGAACCGCGAGCTGTACTTCCGCAGGGCAAGCAAGGTCATCTTCCTGCCCGATCTGAAACCGGCGGAGATCGTGGCTTTCCTGAAGATCCTCGGGCGCGACATCGACCGTATCCAGGACGAGGGCGGCATGGAGCGGGTGCTGCTGCGGGAAAAGATATCGCGGATCTGGGTGAACCGGGTGGATTACGAGGGGCTGACGGAAATGCTCAAGAAGGAAAAGGAGGAGGTCCCGGCCGAAGGAGAAGCGCCGCTGGACGAAGACGACCAGTCGTCCGCCCTTCAGAACATCCTTCCGGAGGAATTGACGCTGGACGACCTCCTTACGTTGATCGAAAAGGAAACGGACCCCGCGGAATACCGCGACTATCTCATCGCCATTTCGAGGGCTCTCTACTACGAGCGGATGGACCGGAAGATCGAATACGCCACCCGGGCGCTGAAGATCTTCGCCAACCACATCGACCGCCCTCCCATGCAGAACGAGGAGATAGCCAAGCTGGCCCGCCTCGGGATAAAGGAGATGGCCTCGGAGGAGTTGATTTCCCACTATGTCTATCTCCTCCGCGAGAAGGGCGGCAGGGGGAACAAGGAGGTGGAAACGATCCTCGCGGCCTTCGACGATCGGGCAGTCAAGCCTCTGCTGCGGACGCTCGCGGATGAAGAGGACCTCCTGATCCGGAAATCGATCGTGGAAATCATCGCGCGGATCGGCAGGCCCGCGGTTCCCGCCATCCTCGAGAACCTGGGCGACGCCAGGTGGTTCATGGTCCGCAACATGGTGACGATCCTCGGAAGCCTCGGTCTGCCCGACCTCGCGCCCCACGTCGCCACAGTCCTCACCCACCCGGACCTCCGGGTGAAAAAGGAGGCGATCAAGGCGCTGTCGAAGCTTCCGCACCCATCCTCGGTCAACTCGCTCGGAGACCTGTGCTTCTTCCCGGAGGAAACCGTCGCTCTCACGGCCACCGGTGCGATGGCGTCGAAGAAGGAACCGGAAGCCGTCCTGGTTCTATACCGGCGCGTCGTGCACCGCAGGTTCCTTTATCCCGCCTACCGGCTGGCCCATGAAGCGATCGATTCGCTGCGGGCGATCGGGACCGACGAGGCTGTCACGGCGCTTGAGGAGATCCTTCGGACCAAGGCGGTCTGGGAGACGCAAAAATTCCGGATCATGAAAATCCACGCCTTGAAGAGCATCTCAAAAATAAGCGGGGGCCGGGCGAGCGAAGCGCTACAGAACGCCTTGCGCTCCCCCGAGCCGTATCTCCGGATGGAAGCGGAACGTCTCGTCAGGAAAGGGTAG
- a CDS encoding phosphatidylglycerophosphatase A: MSILQDNRFRGKLAWRAAASGLGLGYLPLCPGTFGSLLALPLWYVGCGSWEAHIGILAAVLLLSFPAAAVEIRETGSKDPPSVVIDEVAGMLLAATGIPWGWKPAILLFLLFRFFDIVKFGPAAWANAREGAAYVVADDLAAGVYAHIAYRGIAWLTG, translated from the coding sequence ATGTCTATCTTACAAGATAATCGTTTCCGGGGGAAACTTGCCTGGCGTGCCGCTGCCTCCGGGCTGGGGCTCGGTTATCTGCCCCTCTGCCCCGGCACCTTCGGATCGCTGCTGGCCCTTCCGCTTTGGTATGTCGGCTGCGGATCCTGGGAGGCGCACATCGGGATTCTCGCGGCCGTGCTGCTGCTTTCATTTCCGGCTGCCGCCGTGGAGATAAGGGAAACGGGCAGCAAGGATCCGCCTTCCGTAGTGATCGACGAAGTCGCGGGTATGCTGCTGGCGGCCACGGGAATTCCCTGGGGGTGGAAGCCGGCGATTCTCCTGTTCCTGCTCTTCCGGTTCTTCGATATCGTGAAGTTCGGGCCCGCCGCGTGGGCGAACGCGCGGGAAGGAGCGGCTTACGTAGTGGCCGACGATCTTGCGGCCGGGGTATATGCGCATATCGCATATCGGGGGATCGCGTGGCTGACAGGCTGA
- a CDS encoding tetratricopeptide repeat protein encodes MSRDLATLTTIGKRAYEEKDFSRAEKLLREAIEGGANYADIHYILGLIYHQWGKLHQGVEHFEKAIELNPDYTEALLSLSISLNDMGRYEEARIVYHRASASTARSGDSAKGNMFRGKIANLHAELGQLYLALKQYDDAIREYRQALTVAPEYPDLRIRMAVALREAGRPADGLEEVRRVLAAHPGSIQAMIQKGILLYLTGKKTEARQAWEEAIYKDPTNKLVQLYLNTLDREIAAP; translated from the coding sequence GTGAGCCGCGACCTTGCGACGCTGACGACCATCGGAAAGCGCGCCTACGAGGAGAAGGATTTCTCCCGCGCCGAGAAGCTGCTACGCGAAGCGATAGAGGGCGGGGCGAATTACGCGGACATCCACTATATACTCGGCCTTATCTACCACCAGTGGGGGAAGCTGCACCAGGGCGTCGAGCATTTCGAGAAGGCGATCGAACTCAACCCGGATTACACCGAGGCCCTTCTCTCGCTCTCCATTTCGCTGAACGACATGGGGCGATATGAAGAAGCCAGGATCGTCTACCATCGGGCAAGCGCATCTACCGCGCGGTCCGGAGATTCGGCGAAAGGGAACATGTTCCGGGGGAAGATCGCCAATCTCCACGCCGAGCTGGGCCAGCTCTACCTCGCGCTCAAGCAGTACGATGACGCCATCAGGGAATACCGGCAGGCCCTCACCGTCGCCCCCGAATATCCCGACCTGCGCATACGTATGGCGGTGGCGCTGCGTGAGGCGGGGCGTCCGGCGGACGGACTTGAGGAAGTGCGGAGGGTCCTCGCCGCCCACCCCGGCAGCATCCAGGCGATGATCCAGAAGGGCATACTGCTATACCTCACGGGGAAGAAGACCGAGGCCCGCCAGGCGTGGGAAGAGGCCATTTACAAGGACCCGACGAATAAACTCGTCCAGCTATACCTCAACACCCTCGACCGCGAAATCGCCGCTCCCTAA
- the thpR gene encoding RNA 2',3'-cyclic phosphodiesterase: MRVFIGIGLPQNCRRAIAEAISPLRGKRTPISWTQEDNLHVTLKFLGETPPERIEDIGLLLDGAAAGIPPFELAVEEAGGFPGLRTPRVLWVGIREPLELVGKLHENIENALSAAGFPREERRFHPHVTVGRARDRLPEGWGEQYAKALSGKRFGVVGVNSFQLYESRLSPGGAVYRVLRDVPLS; the protein is encoded by the coding sequence ATGAGGGTCTTCATCGGAATCGGGCTTCCTCAAAATTGCCGCCGTGCGATCGCGGAGGCGATTTCACCCTTACGCGGGAAGCGAACGCCGATCTCATGGACGCAGGAGGATAACCTTCATGTTACGCTGAAATTCCTCGGAGAAACACCCCCGGAGCGTATCGAGGATATCGGTTTGCTTCTCGACGGGGCGGCGGCCGGAATCCCTCCGTTCGAACTGGCGGTCGAGGAAGCGGGAGGGTTTCCCGGCCTTCGAACGCCGCGCGTGCTATGGGTCGGAATCCGGGAACCGCTTGAATTGGTCGGTAAGTTGCATGAGAATATTGAAAATGCGCTTTCCGCCGCGGGTTTTCCGCGCGAGGAAAGGCGGTTCCACCCGCACGTTACGGTCGGCCGCGCCCGGGACCGGCTCCCCGAGGGTTGGGGAGAGCAATACGCGAAAGCCCTGTCCGGAAAACGGTTCGGCGTCGTCGGCGTGAATTCGTTCCAGTTGTACGAGAGCCGGCTTTCCCCAGGAGGAGCGGTATACCGCGTCCTGCGCGATGTGCCGTTGTCTTAA
- the recA gene encoding recombinase RecA: MSQDANRRKALDMALSAIEKNYGKGAIMRLGADIPAKDIPIIPTGALSLDVALGIGGIPRGRVTEIFGPESSGKTTLALHIVAEAQRQGGIAGFIDAEHALDLSYARKLGLNTEDLLISQPDTGEQALEIAEMLVRSGALDVLVVDSVAALVPKAEIEGEMGDAHMGLQARLMSQALRKLTATISKSQTAVIFINQIRMKIGVMFGNPETTTGGNALKFYSSVRMDIRRLTQIKKDDEVTGSRTRVKVVKNKLAPPFREAEFDILYGEGISKEGDLLDVGTELGLVEKSGAWYSLDGERIGQGRENARGFLKEHREVAIELRKKILAHYGIGEAGRAGQEGAK; this comes from the coding sequence ATGAGCCAGGATGCAAACCGCAGGAAGGCGCTCGACATGGCGCTTTCGGCGATCGAGAAGAATTACGGGAAGGGCGCGATCATGAGGCTCGGGGCCGACATCCCGGCGAAGGATATCCCCATTATTCCGACGGGGGCGCTCTCCCTCGATGTGGCGCTGGGAATCGGCGGCATCCCGCGTGGAAGGGTCACCGAGATCTTCGGGCCGGAGTCATCCGGGAAGACCACGCTCGCGCTGCACATCGTCGCCGAAGCCCAGAGGCAGGGGGGGATCGCCGGATTCATCGATGCAGAGCATGCGCTGGATCTGTCGTATGCGAGGAAGCTGGGGCTGAACACCGAGGACCTGCTTATCTCGCAGCCGGACACGGGAGAGCAGGCGCTCGAAATCGCCGAGATGCTGGTGCGCAGCGGGGCGCTCGACGTCCTGGTGGTCGATTCCGTTGCGGCGCTGGTGCCCAAGGCCGAGATCGAAGGGGAGATGGGGGACGCGCACATGGGGCTGCAGGCGCGCCTCATGTCCCAGGCGCTCCGCAAGCTCACCGCGACGATCAGCAAGTCGCAGACGGCAGTCATCTTCATCAACCAGATCCGGATGAAGATCGGAGTGATGTTCGGCAACCCCGAGACGACGACCGGTGGTAACGCGCTGAAGTTCTACTCTTCCGTCCGGATGGACATCCGGCGCTTGACGCAGATAAAGAAGGACGACGAGGTCACGGGGAGCCGCACCCGCGTGAAGGTGGTGAAGAACAAGCTGGCGCCGCCGTTCAGGGAGGCCGAATTCGACATCCTGTACGGGGAAGGGATCTCGAAGGAAGGGGACCTGCTGGACGTCGGGACCGAGCTGGGCCTTGTCGAGAAGAGCGGGGCCTGGTATTCCCTCGACGGGGAGAGGATCGGGCAGGGTAGGGAGAACGCCAGGGGTTTTCTCAAGGAGCACCGGGAAGTCGCCATCGAACTGCGGAAGAAGATCCTGGCGCACTACGGCATAGGGGAAGCCGGCCGCGCCGGGCAGGAAGGAGCGAAATAG
- a CDS encoding regulatory protein RecX, translated as MSEEEIRGKLEKKGYPGGEAESVVARLRELGLADDSGLCGRLAAQYRETRGYGPAKIAWTLKRRGFPRDLVEETVRRSFPGEDELEAAAAALRKKFRGVPPPGREGAVRAYRFLAGRGFSPGVCRMAAGRWMKDFLEGED; from the coding sequence TTGAGCGAGGAGGAGATCCGCGGCAAGCTGGAGAAGAAGGGGTATCCCGGGGGCGAGGCGGAAAGCGTTGTAGCACGATTGCGGGAGCTCGGCCTGGCGGACGACTCGGGGCTTTGCGGGCGGTTGGCGGCCCAATACCGGGAGACTCGAGGCTACGGTCCGGCGAAGATCGCATGGACATTGAAGAGGCGGGGTTTCCCGCGGGACCTGGTCGAAGAGACCGTGCGCCGGAGTTTCCCGGGGGAAGACGAGCTGGAGGCTGCAGCCGCCGCCCTGCGGAAGAAGTTCCGCGGCGTGCCGCCCCCGGGCCGTGAAGGGGCCGTCCGGGCGTACCGCTTCCTCGCAGGACGCGGGTTTTCCCCCGGCGTCTGCCGGATGGCGGCGGGGAGATGGATGAAAGATTTCCTGGAAGGAGAGGACTAA